A stretch of DNA from Streptomyces rubradiris:
TCGCGTCCCGGCCCTCGAAGGTGGTCTGGTCCTCCGAGGTCGCCTTCCACTGCGTGCCCATGTCGAGCAGGTTGACGAAGAAGTCGTTGGTGAGGACGCCGGGCGTCTTGGTGAGCACGCCGAGCTGCGACTGCTGGTAGGTGGCGCCGAGGACGCGCAGACCGCCGACGAGCACGGTCAGCTCGGGGGCGCTCAGGCTCAGCAGGTTGGCCCGGTCGAGCAGCAGGTACTCGGCGGGCAGGCGGTTGCCCTTGCCGAGGTAGTTGCGGAAGCCGTCCGCGGTCGGCTCCAGCGCCTCGAAGGACTCGGCGTCGGTGTGCTCCTCGCCGGCGTCCACCCGGCCCGGGGTGAAGGGCACCTCGATCTCGAAGCCGCCCTCCTTGGCGGCCTTCTCCACGGCGGCGGCACCGCCGAGGACGATGAGGTCGGCCAGGGAGACCTTCTTGGCACCGGAGGAGGCGTTGAACTCCTGCTGGATGCCCTCGAGGGTGCGCAGCACCTGGGCGAGCTGGTCGGGCTCGTTGACCTCCCAGCCGCGCTGCGGGGCGAGGCGGATGCGGGCGCCGTTGGCGCCACCGCGCTTGTCGCTGGCGCGGAACGTGGACGCGGACGCCCACGCGGTGGTGACCAGCTGGGACACGGACAGGCCCGAGTCGAGCAGCTTGGTCTTCAGGGCGGCGATGTCGGCGTCGTCGATCAGCTCGCCCTCGCGCTCGGGCAGCGGGTCCTGCCAGAGCAGGGTCTCCTCCGGGACCTCGGGGCCGAGGTACAGCGACTTCGGGCCCATGTCGCGGTGGGTGAGCTTGTACCAGGCGCGGGCGAAGGCGTCCGCGAATTCCTCCGGGTTCTCGTAGAACCGGCGGGAGATGGGCTCGTAGATCGGGTCGAAGCGCAGCGCCAGGTCGGTGGTGAGCATCCGCGGGCGGTGCTTCTTCTCCGGGTCGTGCGCGTCGGGGATGATCTCCGGGGCGTTCTTGGCCACCCACTGGTTGGCGCCGGCCGGGCTCTGCTCCAGCTCGTACTCGTACTCGAACAGGTTCTTGAAGAACCCGTCGCTCCACTGGGTCGGCGTGGCCGTCCAGGTGACCTCCAGGCCGGAGGTGATGGCGTCCCCGCCCTTGCCGGTGCCGTAGGTGTTGCGCCAGCCGAGGCCCTGCTCCTCCAGGCCGGCGGCCTCCGGGTCCGGGCCGACGTTGTCGGCGGGGCCGGCGCCGTGGGTCTTGCCGAAGGTGTGGCCGCCGGCGATCAGCGCGACGGTCTCCTCGTCGTTCATCGCCATGCGGCGGAACGTCTCACGGATGTCGCGGGCCGCGGCGACCGGGTCCGGGTTGCCGTTCGGGCCCTCGGGGTTGACGTAGATCAGGCCCATCTGGACGGCGCCGAGCGGGTTCTCCAGCTCGCGGTCGCCGGTGTAGCGCTTGTCGTCCAGCCAGGTGGTCTCGGGGCCCCAGTAGACGTCCTCCTCCGGCTCCCAGACGTCCTCGCGGCCGCCGCCGAAGCCGAAGGTCTTCAGGCCCATCGTCTCCAGGGCGACGTTGCCGGTGAGGATCAGCAGGTCGGCCCAGGAGATGCTCTGGCCGTACTTCTTCTTGACCGGCCACAGCAGGCGGCGGGCCTTGTCCAGGTTGCCGTTGTCCGGCCAGCTGTTGAGCGGGGCGAAGCGCTGCTGGCCGGCGCCGGCGCCACCGCGGCCGTCGCTGATGCGGTAGGTGCCCGCGCTGTGCCAGGCCATGCGGATCATCAGCGGGCCGTAGTTGCCGAAGTCGGCGGGCCACCAGTCCTGCGACGTGGTGAGCACCTCGGCGATGTCCCGCTTCACGGCGGCGAGGTCCAGGGCCTGGAAGGCCGCCGCGTAGTCGAAGTCCGCGTCGAGCGGGTTGGCCACGTCGGGGTTCTTGGCGAGGATCTTCACATTGAGCCGCTCCGGCCACCACTGACGGTTGCCGCCGCCCTGGGTCGGGTGCAGGGCCCGGTCGTGCGCGACGGGGCAGCCGCCGCTCCCCTCCTCCGACTTCGCGTCTGTGACGATCGCGTCGTGGTTCTCAGTCATGGCAATCCTTCCGAACTGTGCGGAACTCGGTGCTCAGGAACTGCGGCCGGTGGAACAGCCGGGGCACAGGCCCCAGTACACGACCTCGGCCTCGTCGATGGCGAAGCCGTGGTCGTCGGAGGCGGTCAGGCAGGGCGCGTCGCCGACGGCACAGTCGACGTCCGCGACGGCCCCGCAGGACCGGCACACGATGTGGTGGTGGTTGTCGCCCACGCGTCCCTCGTACCGGGCCGGGTGGCCGGCCGGCTCGATACGGCGTACCAGGCCCGCCGCGGTCAGCGCGTGCAGGGCCTCGTAGACGGCTTGCAGGGAGATGTGGCCTACGCGATCGCGGACACCGGAGGCGATCGCCTCGGCGCCGAGGTGGTCACCGTCCCGGACGGTCTCCAGCAGCGCGACGCGGGCTGCCGTCACGCGCAGGCCGGCACCGCGCAGCTCCTCGGCGGTGGTCGGTCTCGGGGAGGCGGACATGGGCCGAACCTACCGTCATAAACACGAGGGGTTCAAGAAAACGAAGGATGCAATTCTGGTCGCGTCCGGGCGACGTCCGGCCGTCTTCGGGGCCCTGTGCGCACCGGTCGGACGGGGGCTGCGGGGCGGGGTCGCGCGCATGCCCGCATCATGGGGTCCCCGACCGGCGGCAGCGGTGCGGCGAGCCGGAAGGCCCACCGGAACGGGGGAACCGGAACCCGGACCGACAGCGCCGACGAATCATCACAAACAGCACATAAAGCCGCTACGGCGCGAAACCCGGGACCCTGTCATCGAGGTGGCCGTCGAGAGGGGCGCCGGTGGACCTGGACTCCGTCGCCGACGAGCTGTACGGGCTGCGGCCGGAGGAATTCGTGGCAGTCCGTGACCGTCGCGCCCGGGACGCCCGCGAAGCCGGTGAGCGGGCCCTCGCCAAGGAGATCGGCGCGTTGCGGCGGCCGAGCCTGGCCGCCTGGGCGGGCAATCTGCTGGTGCGCCGGCGGCCGGAGGAGGTCGGGCCGCTGCTGGGCCTCGGTGAGGAGCTGCGCCGCGCGCACCGGGAGCTGGACGGGGCGCGGCTGCGCGAACTGGCCCGGCGGCAGGGCGAGGTGATCGGCGCGCTGGGCCGGCAGGCCCGACGGCTGGCCGAGCGGGAGGGTCATCCGGTGGGCGAGGGCGTCCAGCGCGAGGTCGAGGAGACCCTGCACGCCGTGCTCGCCGACCCGGAGGCGGCCCACGTGTGGGCGGCGGGGCGGCTGGTGAGACCGCTGAAGTCCACGTTCGGGTTTCCGCAGGCGGATGCCCTCGAATCCCGGCCGAGCGATGTGCCACGGCGGGCCGGGGACGGCCGCCGGGAGGAACGCGAGGGCTCGCGCCGGAAGAAGCCCGGGGGCAGGGCGGCGGAGCACCACGGGGACGAGCCCGGGGACAAGACTGCGGAACACCACACGGACGAGCCCGGGGACAAGACTGCGGAACACCACACGGACGAGCCCGGGGACAAGACTGCGGAGCACCACGGGGACGAGCCCGGGGACAAGACTGCGGAACACCACACGGACGAGCTGGCCCGGCGGCGCCGGATCAAGGAGGCCCGCCGGGCGGCCCGCGACGCCGAGGGGGACCTGCGCGACCGCGAGGCGGAGGCCCGGACCGCCGACGCGGACGCGGAGGCGGCCCGCGACCGGGCGGCCCGGACCGAGCGGCGCGTACGGGAGCTACGCGCCGAGCTGCGCCGGGCGGAGCGGGAGCAGCGGCAGGCCCGTACCGACGCGGAGACGGCCCGGGAGCGGGCCCGGCGGGCCGGCCGTGCCGTACAGGAGGCCCGGCGGCACGCCGGGACGGCCGCGCAGCGGGTGGAGCGGCTGGTCACCGGCGAGCGCGACTGAGCGCCACGACGCAACGGCCCGATGCCGGGAGAAGCAGCCGACAGGAGAGAAGGAGCCATGGCGAGACCGATCTGGACGGGGGTCCTGACCTTCGGGCTGGTCACCCTGCCCGTGGGGCTGTACACCGCCACCGAGGACCACACCGTGCACTTCCACCAGCTCCAGCGCGGCACCTCGGACCGGATCCGCAACAAGCGGGTCAACGAGCGCACCGGCAAGGAAGTCGGCAGCGACAACGTCGTCAAGGGCTACGAGCTGGACGAGGGCGAGTACGTGGTCGTGGAGCCGGAGGAGCTGGAGGAGATCGCGCCCGGCCGGTCGAAGGTGATCGACCTCGCCGGGTTCGTCGACCTGCACCGCATCGAGCCCGTCTACTTCGGCCGGACCTACTACGTCGGCCCGCGCGGCAAGGAGTACGCGCGGGTCTACGAGCTGATGCGGGCGGCCCTCGACCGCTCGGACAAGGCCGGGATCGCCACGCTCACGATGCGCGGCAAGGAGTACCTGACCGCGCTGCGGGCCCAGCCGGACGTCCTCGTCCTGCACACCCTGCACTGGGCCGACGAGGTGCGCGACCCCGCCGATGTGGTGCCCGAGCTGCCGGAACGGCACGCGAAGGCCGGCAGCAAGGAGCTGCGCACGGCCGAGCAGCTGATCGACGCCCTCACCATCGACTGGGACCCGCACGACTACCGCGACACCTACGAGGAGCGCGTCAAGAAGCTCGTCGCCGCCAAGCGCGAGGGCGAGGAGGTCGTCGGCGAACCGGGGCCGCCGGAGGCGACCAACGTCATCGACCTCATGGAGGCGCTGAGCCGCAGCGTCGAACAGAGCCGGTCCCGAGGCGGCACGGGCGGCAGGCAAGGCAAGAGGAGCGAGGGGAGCAAAGGAATCAAGGGGAGCAAGGGGAGCAAGGGAAACAAGGCGGGCTCGGGTGGCAGGGAGGGCAAGCTCCGGGAGCGGTCCGGCGAACTGGCCTCCCTG
This window harbors:
- the katG gene encoding catalase/peroxidase HPI produces the protein MTENHDAIVTDAKSEEGSGGCPVAHDRALHPTQGGGNRQWWPERLNVKILAKNPDVANPLDADFDYAAAFQALDLAAVKRDIAEVLTTSQDWWPADFGNYGPLMIRMAWHSAGTYRISDGRGGAGAGQQRFAPLNSWPDNGNLDKARRLLWPVKKKYGQSISWADLLILTGNVALETMGLKTFGFGGGREDVWEPEEDVYWGPETTWLDDKRYTGDRELENPLGAVQMGLIYVNPEGPNGNPDPVAAARDIRETFRRMAMNDEETVALIAGGHTFGKTHGAGPADNVGPDPEAAGLEEQGLGWRNTYGTGKGGDAITSGLEVTWTATPTQWSDGFFKNLFEYEYELEQSPAGANQWVAKNAPEIIPDAHDPEKKHRPRMLTTDLALRFDPIYEPISRRFYENPEEFADAFARAWYKLTHRDMGPKSLYLGPEVPEETLLWQDPLPEREGELIDDADIAALKTKLLDSGLSVSQLVTTAWASASTFRASDKRGGANGARIRLAPQRGWEVNEPDQLAQVLRTLEGIQQEFNASSGAKKVSLADLIVLGGAAAVEKAAKEGGFEIEVPFTPGRVDAGEEHTDAESFEALEPTADGFRNYLGKGNRLPAEYLLLDRANLLSLSAPELTVLVGGLRVLGATYQQSQLGVLTKTPGVLTNDFFVNLLDMGTQWKATSEDQTTFEGRDASTGEVKWAGSRADLVFGSNSELRALAEVYASDDAKEKFVKDFVAAWNKVMNADRFDLA
- a CDS encoding Fur family transcriptional regulator — its product is MSASPRPTTAEELRGAGLRVTAARVALLETVRDGDHLGAEAIASGVRDRVGHISLQAVYEALHALTAAGLVRRIEPAGHPARYEGRVGDNHHHIVCRSCGAVADVDCAVGDAPCLTASDDHGFAIDEAEVVYWGLCPGCSTGRSS
- a CDS encoding Ku protein; the encoded protein is MARPIWTGVLTFGLVTLPVGLYTATEDHTVHFHQLQRGTSDRIRNKRVNERTGKEVGSDNVVKGYELDEGEYVVVEPEELEEIAPGRSKVIDLAGFVDLHRIEPVYFGRTYYVGPRGKEYARVYELMRAALDRSDKAGIATLTMRGKEYLTALRAQPDVLVLHTLHWADEVRDPADVVPELPERHAKAGSKELRTAEQLIDALTIDWDPHDYRDTYEERVKKLVAAKREGEEVVGEPGPPEATNVIDLMEALSRSVEQSRSRGGTGGRQGKRSEGSKGIKGSKGSKGNKAGSGGREGKLRERSGELASLSKAELYERASAADVPGRSKMTREQLTRP